Proteins found in one Streptococcus anginosus subsp. whileyi MAS624 genomic segment:
- the spxR gene encoding CBS-HotDog domain-containing transcription factor SpxR, with translation MSKHQEIIAYLEELPVGKRVSVRSISNYLGVSEGTAYRAIKEAENRGLVETRPRSGTIRVKSPKVELEHLTFKEIAEITKSEVLAGQDGLEKEFSKFTIGAMTEKNLLRYLTEGGLLIIGDRTRIQLLALKHENAVLVTGGLEVSSDVLKLANRLSIPVLRSQHDTFTVATIINRSLSNMQIKTDILTVEQVYRGSHEYGFLKDTDTVRDFMDLVRKNRSSRFPVVNQHNMVVGVVTMRDTGDKSPHTILDKVMTKNIYAVTLNTSIANVSQRMITEDFEMVPVIRSNQTLLGVITRRDVMEKMSREQISSLPTFGDQVSQKLRHINNEFSFVVEPFMLESNGVLSNGILTEILTTATHQYVTSGKNNIVIEQMTIYFLQAVQIDESLTLRPRIVRQTRHSAILDYDIYLKLQLVAKATITVKIN, from the coding sequence ATGAGTAAACATCAAGAAATTATCGCTTATTTGGAAGAATTACCAGTAGGAAAGCGTGTTAGTGTACGCAGTATTTCCAATTATTTAGGAGTAAGCGAGGGGACTGCTTATCGTGCAATTAAAGAAGCTGAAAATCGTGGATTGGTAGAAACACGTCCTCGTAGCGGCACGATTCGCGTAAAATCTCCCAAAGTAGAGCTGGAGCACTTAACATTTAAAGAAATTGCTGAAATTACGAAATCAGAAGTCTTAGCTGGTCAAGACGGACTTGAAAAGGAATTCAGTAAATTCACAATCGGGGCAATGACCGAGAAGAATCTCTTACGTTACTTAACGGAAGGAGGTCTCTTGATTATTGGAGACCGCACCCGTATTCAGTTATTGGCTTTGAAGCATGAAAATGCTGTTTTAGTGACGGGTGGCTTAGAAGTGAGTTCTGATGTTTTAAAATTGGCGAACCGCTTAAGCATTCCTGTTCTAAGATCCCAACATGATACCTTTACAGTTGCAACGATTATCAATCGTTCTCTGTCCAACATGCAGATCAAAACAGATATTTTAACCGTGGAACAGGTTTATCGTGGTAGTCATGAGTATGGTTTCTTAAAAGATACAGATACCGTTCGTGATTTTATGGATTTGGTTCGAAAAAACCGTAGCAGTCGTTTTCCTGTTGTTAATCAGCATAATATGGTCGTTGGCGTGGTGACTATGCGTGATACTGGTGACAAGTCTCCTCACACGATTTTAGATAAAGTCATGACGAAAAATATCTATGCCGTTACTTTAAACACCAGCATTGCCAATGTTAGCCAGCGCATGATTACAGAAGACTTTGAAATGGTGCCAGTCATTCGGAGCAATCAAACTCTTCTTGGAGTCATTACGCGTCGTGATGTCATGGAAAAAATGAGTCGGGAACAAATCTCCAGCCTACCGACTTTTGGTGACCAAGTCTCTCAAAAACTTCGTCATATCAACAATGAATTTTCTTTTGTTGTGGAACCTTTTATGTTAGAAAGTAACGGTGTTTTGTCTAATGGGATTCTAACAGAGATTTTAACGACAGCAACGCATCAGTATGTGACATCTGGCAAGAACAATATTGTCATTGAGCAAATGACAATTTATTTCTTGCAAGCTGTTCAGATTGATGAAAGTTTGACACTTCGTCCAAGAATAGTTCGACAAACAAGGCATTCTGCCATTTTAGATTACGATATTTATTTAAAACTTCAATTGGTTGCAAAAGCGACCATTACAGTAAAGATAAACTAA
- a CDS encoding UDP-N-acetylglucosamine 1-carboxyvinyltransferase, with the protein MKKIVINGGRPLKGEVTISGAKNSVVALIPATILSDEIVTLDCVPDISDVVSLIDIMEAMGATVERQDDTLRIDPRGIKNMPMPYGKINSLRASYYFYGSLLGRYGEATVGLPGGCDLGPRPIDLHLKAFEAMGATMSYEGNFMNLSTGGKHLHGASIYMDTVSVGATINTMLAAVKAKGRTVIENAAREPEIIDVATLLNNMGAHIRGAGTDIIVIEGVNKLHGTRHQVIPDRIEAGTYISMAAAIGEGVQINNVLYEHLEGFIAKLEEMGVRMTVSEDSVYVEKQHDLKAINIKTAPYPGFATDLQQPITPLLLTAKGRGLIIDTIYEKRVNHVPELVKMAGKISTSANHIAYEGPNQLQGAAVKATDLRAGAALVIAGLLAHGKTEITNVEFILRGYSNIIEKLTSLGADIQLVEE; encoded by the coding sequence ATGAAAAAAATTGTAATTAATGGTGGTCGCCCCTTAAAAGGAGAGGTGACTATTAGTGGTGCTAAAAATAGCGTAGTCGCTTTAATTCCGGCGACAATTTTATCTGATGAAATCGTGACATTGGACTGTGTGCCAGATATTTCCGATGTTGTGAGTTTGATTGACATTATGGAAGCTATGGGAGCTACTGTTGAGCGCCAAGATGATACGCTGAGAATTGATCCTCGTGGTATAAAAAATATGCCCATGCCTTATGGTAAAATCAATAGCTTGCGTGCTTCTTATTATTTTTATGGTAGCCTATTAGGTCGCTACGGCGAGGCAACAGTTGGTTTACCTGGTGGCTGTGATTTGGGTCCGCGACCTATTGACTTGCATTTGAAAGCATTTGAAGCCATGGGGGCTACTATGTCTTACGAGGGGAATTTCATGAACCTTTCGACAGGTGGTAAACATCTCCACGGAGCTAGTATATACATGGATACAGTCAGTGTTGGGGCGACCATTAACACCATGCTTGCGGCAGTAAAAGCAAAAGGGCGCACCGTTATTGAAAATGCAGCTCGTGAGCCTGAAATCATTGATGTAGCGACACTTTTGAATAATATGGGAGCACACATTCGAGGAGCTGGTACGGATATTATTGTCATTGAAGGTGTTAACAAACTTCATGGTACTCGTCATCAAGTCATTCCAGATCGAATTGAAGCAGGAACTTATATCTCAATGGCTGCTGCAATTGGTGAAGGTGTGCAAATCAACAATGTCCTTTATGAACACTTAGAAGGCTTTATTGCGAAATTAGAAGAAATGGGAGTTCGCATGACCGTTTCTGAAGATAGTGTGTATGTCGAAAAGCAACATGATTTGAAAGCAATTAATATTAAGACGGCTCCTTATCCAGGCTTTGCTACAGACTTGCAACAGCCTATTACGCCACTTTTGTTAACTGCTAAAGGACGTGGCTTAATTATTGATACGATTTATGAAAAGCGAGTAAATCATGTCCCTGAGTTAGTAAAAATGGCAGGAAAGATTTCAACGAGTGCCAATCATATTGCTTATGAAGGCCCTAATCAATTGCAAGGTGCAGCGGTCAAAGCAACTGATTTGCGGGCAGGAGCAGCACTTGTAATTGCAGGCTTGCTAGCTCATGGAAAAACCGAAATTACAAATGTAGAATTTATTTTACGAGGTTATTCAAATATTATTGAAAAGTTGACGAGTTTAGGAGCAGACATTCAGCTTGTCGAAGAATAG
- a CDS encoding MarR family winged helix-turn-helix transcriptional regulator: MTILREIGIIARSLDSIANIEFRDIDLARGQYLYLVRIAENPGIIQEELSELLKVDRSTVARSVKKLEKKGFLEQKSAPDNRKNKEWFVTKKGAALYPFILAENQYSEQTSLQGFSIAEAKQLEEMLIRVRENITGDWDSVKKGQKRNYERGR, encoded by the coding sequence ATGACTATTTTGCGGGAAATTGGAATTATTGCCCGATCCTTGGATTCGATTGCGAATATTGAATTTCGTGATATTGATTTGGCACGTGGACAGTATTTGTATTTAGTCCGAATTGCTGAAAATCCAGGGATTATTCAGGAAGAGTTGTCTGAACTTTTAAAAGTAGATCGTTCAACGGTTGCCCGTTCTGTGAAGAAATTGGAGAAAAAAGGATTTTTAGAACAGAAGTCAGCACCTGATAACCGAAAAAACAAAGAATGGTTTGTTACAAAAAAAGGCGCGGCTCTCTATCCATTTATTTTAGCTGAAAATCAATATTCTGAGCAAACTTCATTGCAGGGTTTTTCGATAGCAGAAGCAAAGCAGTTGGAGGAAATGTTGATTCGAGTTCGCGAAAATATCACAGGTGATTGGGATTCAGTAAAAAAAGGACAAAAAAGAAATTACGAAAGAGGTAGATGA
- a CDS encoding methionyl aminopeptidase: protein MITLKSQREIDLMEKSGAFLASIHIGLRDLIKPGIDMWEIEEYVRRRCKEDNALPLQIGVEGSIMDYPYATCCSLNDEVAHAFPRHKKLVEGDLIKVDMVVGLVDKAELDVSKLDFNNVEQMKHYTENFRGGVADSCWAYAVGQVSEEVQQLMEVTKECLYRGIEAAQVGNRIGDIGAAIQEYAESHGYGVVRDLVGHGVGPTMHEEPMVPHYGRAGRGLRLREGMVLTIEPMISTGTWEIDTDFETGWAHKTLDGGLSCQYEHQFVITKDGPVILTSQGEEGTY, encoded by the coding sequence ATGATAACTTTAAAATCACAACGTGAAATTGATTTAATGGAAAAAAGCGGCGCATTTCTCGCCAGTATTCATATTGGTTTAAGGGATTTGATTAAGCCGGGCATTGACATGTGGGAAATTGAAGAATATGTCCGCAGACGTTGTAAGGAGGATAATGCTCTTCCGCTTCAGATTGGTGTGGAAGGCAGCATCATGGATTACCCTTATGCCACTTGCTGCTCATTGAATGATGAAGTGGCACATGCTTTTCCACGTCACAAAAAATTAGTTGAAGGTGACTTAATCAAAGTAGATATGGTCGTTGGCTTGGTTGATAAAGCTGAGTTAGATGTTTCTAAACTTGATTTCAATAATGTGGAACAAATGAAACACTATACGGAAAATTTCCGTGGAGGTGTGGCGGATTCTTGCTGGGCTTATGCAGTTGGTCAAGTGAGTGAAGAAGTACAACAATTGATGGAGGTTACAAAAGAATGCCTTTATCGTGGAATTGAAGCTGCTCAAGTTGGCAATCGGATTGGTGACATTGGTGCAGCGATTCAAGAATATGCGGAAAGTCATGGTTATGGTGTTGTTCGTGACTTAGTAGGACATGGTGTTGGACCAACTATGCACGAAGAGCCAATGGTGCCTCATTACGGACGTGCTGGACGTGGTTTACGTCTTCGTGAAGGAATGGTCTTGACAATTGAGCCGATGATTTCAACAGGCACTTGGGAGATTGACACAGATTTTGAGACGGGGTGGGCTCATAAAACGCTGGACGGTGGACTTTCTTGTCAATACGAACATCAATTTGTGATTACCAAAGATGGTCCTGTTATCTTGACCAGTCAAGGGGAAGAAGGAACGTATTAA
- a CDS encoding B3/4 domain-containing protein, whose amino-acid sequence MKVTVENEFWELFPQAQISIMVAKGLDNSVDESKDLYFKSQLDKGSKRAEDFISDEPFTQNEVIQEWRQAFTKFKTKKGARSSIEALLKRVSQGREFNPINPLVDIYNSISLSYAVPCGGEDIDKIEGGLHLAKAKGGESFFPLGAETDAPALPEEIIYHDDEGAVCRCLNWREAKRTMLTEETRDAVLVIEAVNEEQAKRAQAAMQELQYLVEDYFGVKGEITHLTMEHPSVEI is encoded by the coding sequence ATGAAAGTTACAGTTGAAAATGAATTTTGGGAGTTATTTCCTCAAGCACAAATTAGTATTATGGTAGCTAAAGGATTGGATAATAGTGTTGATGAAAGTAAGGACCTTTATTTTAAATCCCAGTTAGACAAGGGAAGCAAACGAGCAGAAGATTTTATTTCTGATGAACCATTTACGCAAAATGAGGTTATTCAGGAATGGCGGCAGGCTTTTACCAAATTTAAAACTAAAAAAGGAGCCCGTTCTTCCATTGAAGCACTTTTAAAAAGAGTGAGTCAAGGTCGTGAGTTCAATCCAATCAATCCATTGGTGGATATTTATAATAGTATTTCACTTTCTTATGCTGTGCCTTGTGGTGGTGAAGATATTGACAAAATTGAGGGAGGACTACATTTAGCTAAAGCGAAAGGTGGAGAATCTTTCTTTCCGCTTGGAGCGGAGACGGATGCACCAGCTCTTCCAGAAGAAATCATCTACCATGATGATGAAGGAGCGGTTTGTCGTTGTCTCAACTGGCGCGAAGCTAAGCGAACTATGCTGACAGAAGAAACCAGAGATGCAGTGCTAGTTATTGAAGCTGTCAATGAAGAACAAGCAAAACGTGCACAAGCTGCTATGCAAGAATTGCAATATTTGGTAGAAGATTATTTTGGTGTAAAAGGAGAAATCACTCACTTGACAATGGAGCATCCAAGTGTAGAAATTTAA
- a CDS encoding YihY/virulence factor BrkB family protein gives MKKLVSRIGHNPFLQAFFKFYQASEIDLTSIAVAYYLLISIFPLLLIVVNILPYFQIPIAEFLEAIEDVLPESLYEVIAKVIRNVLTQPSSGLLSFSILSALWAFSQSMSFLQKAFNKAYGVAKDRGLISHRLFSIVMSLGLQLLFALSLLLTMFGRMSLRLLHSFWGFDNQLYTSLQKMTQPTIYTLLFLSLLMLYYFLPNVKIKKIRYVLPGTVFVVLTIGVLLNLFSVYLDTYVNHLMDVRFFSSIFVVVVMIWFTLIAQILIIGAILNASYQSCHESSFETRHKQLTTRLIQKTKK, from the coding sequence ATGAAGAAGTTGGTTTCTAGGATCGGACATAATCCATTTTTACAAGCTTTTTTTAAATTTTATCAGGCATCTGAGATTGATTTGACCAGCATTGCAGTGGCTTATTATTTGTTGATTTCAATTTTTCCATTGCTGTTAATTGTTGTGAATATATTGCCTTATTTTCAAATTCCAATAGCAGAATTTTTAGAAGCGATAGAAGATGTTCTGCCAGAGTCACTTTATGAAGTGATTGCAAAGGTCATTCGTAATGTATTAACCCAACCGTCTTCTGGATTGTTGAGCTTCTCCATTCTTTCGGCTTTATGGGCTTTTTCACAATCAATGTCTTTCTTGCAAAAAGCTTTTAATAAAGCTTATGGTGTCGCCAAAGATAGAGGACTCATTTCGCACAGATTGTTTAGTATAGTGATGAGTTTAGGATTACAGTTGCTCTTTGCTCTTTCTCTTTTGCTGACAATGTTTGGGCGAATGTCTCTTCGTCTGCTCCATAGTTTTTGGGGATTTGATAACCAGCTTTATACTAGTCTACAAAAGATGACGCAGCCAACCATTTACACTTTACTTTTTCTTTCTTTATTGATGTTGTATTACTTTTTACCTAATGTCAAAATCAAGAAAATTCGCTATGTACTACCAGGAACGGTTTTTGTAGTTCTTACAATTGGTGTATTGCTAAATTTGTTTTCCGTTTATTTGGACACTTATGTAAATCACTTAATGGATGTTCGATTTTTCAGTTCCATTTTTGTTGTGGTAGTGATGATTTGGTTTACTCTCATTGCTCAAATACTTATTATTGGCGCGATTCTAAATGCAAGTTATCAAAGTTGTCACGAAAGTTCATTTGAAACAAGGCATAAACAATTGACTACGCGACTCATTCAAAAAACAAAAAAATGA
- a CDS encoding GtrA family protein, whose protein sequence is MKKCIKSFFDNEILSYLFFGLATTIVAIITRILYYALSNNELLATALGNIAGILFAFVTNDTIVFKQERKGWFSRFIKFVVARLSTFLLDMGLTLVFVTTFPAIIGQFVHNDIKTVNTIETLLAQIIIIVLNYVFSKIFVFDKL, encoded by the coding sequence ATGAAAAAATGTATAAAATCTTTCTTTGACAATGAAATTTTATCTTACCTGTTTTTTGGATTGGCTACCACGATTGTTGCTATCATCACACGCATACTCTATTATGCATTGAGTAACAACGAACTATTGGCGACCGCCTTAGGAAATATCGCTGGTATCCTCTTTGCTTTTGTAACAAACGATACGATTGTTTTTAAACAAGAAAGAAAGGGTTGGTTCTCTCGTTTTATCAAGTTTGTTGTTGCGCGACTCTCTACCTTTTTATTGGATATGGGACTCACACTCGTTTTCGTTACTACTTTTCCTGCTATTATTGGTCAATTTGTCCACAATGACATTAAAACGGTCAACACTATTGAAACTTTGCTTGCTCAAATTATTATTATTGTGCTCAATTATGTTTTCAGTAAAATCTTTGTATTTGATAAATTGTAA
- a CDS encoding GNAT family N-acetyltransferase, whose translation MNLWTKLAEFAFIETEHLVLRPFSFMDSEDFYKIASNPENLRFIFPVQANLQESQHVLANYFMKHPLGIWAICDKDSGQMIGSVKFEKIDEIKGEAELGYFLRHDYWGHGLMTECVKNIVYLAFTQFDLKRLYIITHLENKASQRVAEKTGFSCRRQFKGSDRYTRKMRDYLEFCYEKGDFHE comes from the coding sequence ATGAATTTGTGGACAAAATTGGCGGAATTCGCCTTTATAGAAACAGAACATTTAGTATTACGTCCATTTTCCTTTATGGATAGTGAAGATTTTTATAAAATTGCCTCCAATCCTGAAAATCTACGCTTCATTTTTCCTGTGCAGGCTAATTTACAAGAAAGCCAACATGTATTGGCTAATTATTTTATGAAACATCCTCTTGGAATTTGGGCGATTTGCGATAAAGATTCTGGGCAGATGATTGGTTCTGTCAAATTTGAAAAGATAGACGAAATCAAGGGCGAAGCAGAGCTTGGTTATTTTCTTCGGCATGATTATTGGGGACATGGTCTGATGACTGAGTGCGTCAAAAATATTGTTTATTTGGCATTTACACAGTTTGATTTGAAGCGACTTTATATTATAACTCATCTGGAAAACAAAGCCAGCCAAAGAGTTGCCGAGAAGACAGGATTTTCTTGTAGGCGGCAGTTCAAGGGGAGCGACCGTTATACACGTAAAATGCGGGATTATTTAGAGTTTTGCTATGAAAAAGGAGACTTTCATGAGTAA
- a CDS encoding IS30 family transposase: protein MSYFHLTITDRIKIETYLELGLKPCQIASKLGVHKSTISRELRRCQNGYSAALAQEQYDHRAKQKGRKSRLTPTLKKEIEDGLKSSWSPEQICGRYQLEQRPMVAFKTIYNWLYAGLIALDLSVLRRKGKTRQPKETRGRFRIGTSIAKRPKEVRNRETFGHWELDTVVSSRGKSKGCLATFLERKTRFYLAFKIPDRTAKSMFSAIEQLYKLFPKEALKTFTSDRGKEFACYPLVENLGISFFFADAYSSWQRGSNENANGLLREYFPKKTDLAAISDEALNKALYDINHRPRKCLAYRTACEALVDEYE from the coding sequence ATGAGCTACTTCCATCTTACCATAACCGACCGAATAAAGATAGAAACCTACTTGGAATTAGGTTTGAAACCTTGCCAAATTGCAAGTAAACTTGGCGTCCATAAGTCTACCATTTCAAGAGAGTTAAGACGATGCCAAAATGGTTACTCCGCAGCCCTAGCACAGGAACAGTATGACCACAGGGCTAAGCAAAAAGGTCGGAAGTCTCGTTTGACACCAACGTTGAAAAAGGAAATTGAGGACGGTTTAAAATCCTCCTGGTCGCCTGAACAGATTTGTGGCCGCTATCAGCTTGAACAAAGGCCGATGGTAGCTTTTAAAACAATCTATAACTGGCTCTATGCTGGTTTGATTGCTCTGGATTTGAGTGTCCTTCGTCGTAAAGGAAAAACTCGACAACCTAAAGAAACACGTGGAAGATTTAGGATTGGCACATCGATTGCCAAACGTCCTAAAGAGGTCAGGAATCGTGAGACCTTTGGTCACTGGGAGCTCGATACTGTGGTGTCTTCCAGAGGCAAAAGCAAGGGCTGTTTAGCGACCTTTCTGGAGCGAAAAACGCGCTTTTACTTAGCTTTCAAGATACCAGACAGAACAGCCAAATCCATGTTTTCAGCCATCGAACAACTTTATAAGCTATTTCCAAAAGAGGCTCTTAAAACCTTCACTTCAGATAGGGGAAAAGAGTTTGCCTGCTATCCTCTGGTAGAGAATTTAGGAATTTCCTTTTTCTTTGCGGACGCCTATTCATCCTGGCAGAGAGGAAGCAATGAAAACGCCAATGGCTTACTAAGAGAATATTTTCCAAAGAAAACAGATTTAGCCGCTATCTCTGATGAGGCTTTGAACAAGGCCTTATATGATATCAATCACCGACCACGAAAATGTTTAGCTTACAGAACTGCTTGTGAAGCTCTAGTGGATGAGTACGAGTAA
- a CDS encoding 2-dehydropantoate 2-reductase — protein sequence MNITIAGAGAMGSRFGLMLHQAGHKVILVDGWADHVKAIQKNGLQANFNGEELVAKLPIYLQNEVEPTLSSDLIILFTKAMQLETMLTDIQPLIKEHTNVLCLLNGIGHEEIIEKYVPKEHIMIGNTMWTAGMEGPGRVKLFGNGTVALKNLVSDSKAKQAADHIVEILNSAGLNAQYSENILHAIYKKACVNGTMNGLCTILLSNMADFGDTTPAHTIVERIVSEFAAVAKYENVDLNVEETVDYIEKNCYNRDTIGLHHPSMYQDLNEHNRLTEIDYINGAVVRKGQKYGVQTPYCSFLTELVHCKEQILGAK from the coding sequence GTGAATATTACAATTGCAGGTGCAGGTGCAATGGGCAGCCGGTTTGGTCTCATGTTGCATCAAGCGGGTCATAAGGTCATTTTAGTAGATGGTTGGGCAGACCATGTAAAAGCTATCCAAAAAAATGGCTTGCAGGCTAATTTTAATGGCGAGGAGCTTGTTGCGAAATTGCCAATTTATCTTCAAAACGAAGTAGAACCAACTTTGTCCAGTGATTTAATCATTTTATTTACTAAAGCAATGCAGTTAGAAACAATGCTAACAGACATTCAGCCATTGATAAAAGAGCACACAAATGTTCTTTGTTTATTGAATGGAATTGGACATGAAGAAATCATTGAAAAATATGTTCCAAAAGAGCATATCATGATCGGAAATACTATGTGGACAGCAGGTATGGAAGGACCAGGTCGAGTGAAGTTATTCGGAAACGGAACTGTTGCACTGAAGAATCTCGTTTCAGATTCAAAAGCGAAACAAGCAGCTGATCACATTGTAGAAATCTTAAATTCTGCTGGATTGAACGCACAGTATTCTGAAAATATCTTGCACGCCATTTATAAAAAAGCCTGTGTAAACGGGACAATGAATGGTTTATGCACTATTTTGCTTTCTAATATGGCAGATTTCGGTGACACCACTCCCGCCCATACGATTGTTGAGCGCATTGTCAGCGAATTTGCGGCGGTTGCAAAATATGAAAATGTCGATTTGAATGTTGAGGAAACTGTAGATTACATCGAAAAAAATTGCTACAATCGAGATACAATCGGATTACATCACCCATCAATGTATCAAGATTTGAACGAGCATAATCGTCTGACAGAAATTGATTATATCAACGGAGCTGTCGTTCGAAAAGGGCAAAAGTATGGTGTACAAACCCCATATTGCTCCTTCTTAACAGAATTGGTTCACTGCAAAGAACAAATATTAGGCGCTAAATAG
- a CDS encoding QueT transporter family protein — MEKFTIRDMAQIALVAAIYVALTMTPPLNAISYGAYQFRISEMMNFMAFYKPKYIIGVTLGCMIANLFSFGIIDVFVGGGSTLVFLSLGVYFFRKYMNEYLFNGLINKAFFYFAIFFSFSMITIAAELYFVAKAPFLFTWFTTAIGEFVSLIIGGILMDKLNKRIDLGK; from the coding sequence ATGGAAAAATTTACTATTCGCGATATGGCTCAGATTGCTCTCGTTGCTGCGATTTATGTCGCTCTAACAATGACACCGCCCCTGAATGCTATTAGCTATGGTGCCTACCAATTTCGGATTTCTGAAATGATGAATTTTATGGCTTTTTATAAACCCAAGTACATCATTGGGGTCACACTGGGCTGTATGATTGCTAATTTGTTTAGTTTTGGAATCATTGATGTCTTTGTTGGTGGCGGATCAACCTTGGTCTTTTTGAGCTTGGGTGTGTATTTCTTTAGAAAATACATGAACGAATATTTGTTTAACGGATTGATCAATAAAGCTTTCTTTTATTTTGCGATTTTCTTTTCATTTTCAATGATTACAATTGCCGCAGAGTTATATTTTGTTGCGAAAGCCCCGTTTCTTTTTACATGGTTTACAACGGCAATTGGAGAGTTTGTTTCACTCATTATTGGTGGAATTTTAATGGACAAGCTAAATAAGCGGATTGACTTGGGGAAATAA
- a CDS encoding PTS sugar transporter subunit IIC, whose product METQAQEKMTAKIFVNKVLSGTALGVIIGLIPNAVLSAILKYFSTVPIAQTIIHIAVIFQLATPLIIGGLIALQFGFKPMQMMVTAGAAFVASGVVTFNTELGKYVGAGTGDLINTMLTAAIAVGMLMLIKDRFGSTAVVAMPIVVGVGAALIGLLLLPFVKQITTGIGVVINEFTHLQPLLMSILICCSFAFIIISPISTVAIGLAIQLNGISAGASAMGVAATAVALVVHSWKVNNSGVTLAIALGAMKLMMPNVFKYPIILVPCLTTAVISAIPVALFSVSGTAQSAGFGLVGLVGPLASIDAGLNIALAVVVWLIVPILAALASKIVFEKILKLYDSSVVFKFQD is encoded by the coding sequence ATGGAAACACAAGCACAAGAAAAGATGACGGCAAAAATTTTTGTCAATAAAGTATTGTCGGGAACGGCATTAGGAGTTATTATTGGTTTAATTCCAAACGCTGTTTTATCAGCTATTTTAAAATATTTCAGCACCGTGCCAATTGCACAGACCATTATTCATATCGCTGTTATCTTCCAATTAGCTACACCATTGATTATCGGTGGGTTAATCGCTTTGCAATTTGGATTTAAACCCATGCAGATGATGGTCACTGCAGGAGCTGCTTTTGTAGCTTCAGGTGTCGTCACTTTCAATACTGAACTTGGAAAATATGTCGGAGCTGGCACAGGAGACCTAATTAACACCATGTTAACAGCAGCTATCGCAGTTGGCATGCTTATGTTAATCAAAGATCGATTTGGTTCAACAGCTGTGGTAGCTATGCCAATTGTCGTCGGGGTAGGTGCAGCCTTGATTGGCTTACTGCTCTTGCCATTTGTTAAACAAATTACAACTGGCATTGGAGTGGTTATCAATGAATTTACACACTTACAACCGCTATTGATGTCTATTTTAATTTGTTGTTCATTTGCCTTTATTATCATTTCTCCAATCTCAACCGTTGCCATTGGTTTAGCCATTCAATTAAATGGAATTTCAGCCGGAGCTTCAGCAATGGGCGTGGCAGCTACAGCCGTTGCTTTAGTTGTTCACTCTTGGAAAGTGAATAATTCAGGGGTGACTTTAGCTATTGCTTTGGGAGCTATGAAATTGATGATGCCAAACGTCTTTAAATATCCAATTATTTTAGTTCCGTGTTTGACAACAGCCGTTATATCCGCTATCCCGGTAGCTCTTTTCTCAGTCAGTGGAACAGCTCAATCAGCAGGTTTTGGTCTCGTAGGTTTGGTTGGACCATTAGCCTCTATCGATGCAGGATTAAATATAGCTTTAGCAGTTGTTGTATGGCTCATTGTTCCAATCCTTGCAGCTCTTGCAAGTAAAATTGTTTTTGAAAAAATCTTGAAACTATATGACTCTTCTGTTGTATTTAAATTCCAAGACTAA